Part of the Desulfovibrio sp. ZJ209 genome, AAAATCACGCCGCCCATGATCTTGCGCATCCTGCGCCGCATTGAGGCAAAGGGTACTTTTGCCTCGGCGCGCAAGATCAAGAGCCATATTTCGCAGGCCATGCGCTACGGTATAGCCTGCGGTGTGGTGGGCAGTGATCCCACCCGCGATCTTTCATATGCGCTCACGCCCCACAAGTCGCGCCCGCGCGCGGCCCTTACGGAGCCCGCGGCCATTGGCAGCCTCATGGCCGCTATTGAGCGCTTACGCCCGCGCAAGCGTTCCCTGTCGCTCAAGTTGCTCGCCCTGACCTTTGTACGGCCTGGAGAACTGGCTGCGGCGGAATGGGCAGAGGTCTCCTGGGATGCCGCCTTGTGGCGGATTCCGGCGGCGAGAATGAAAATGAAGCGGCCGCATATGGTTCCGCTTTCCCGCCAGGCGCTGGAGGTTTTACGCGAGCTCCACGGCCTTACTGGCGCATACGCCCATATGTTCCCAAGACGCAGGGATAAAACAATGCCCGAAAAGCCCCGTTGCCTTGGCTATGCGCTCCGCGCCCTTGGCTATGACGGCGCTACAATGACACCGCATGGCTTTCGCGCAATGGCCGCGACGACTCTTAGCGAGCTGGGCTGGCCCTCGGAAGTTATCGAGCGCCAGTTGGCCCATATTGACCGTAACCAGGTTCGCGCGGCCTACCAGCGTGGCGAGCTTATAGAGGAACGCCGCAAAATGTGCCAAGCGTGGGCCGACTGGCTCGACCTGCGCTGTGCGCGGGCCATTCTGGGCAGGTAGGCAAGACTTCGGCAGAGGCGGGGGCGCTCCCACGCCCCCACAGACGGCCCGCCGCAACGGGCCGCCACGGCCCCACGGACGGCAGTCTCACGTCCGCAGAGTATCCGCCTGCTGTTTGCCCCTTGGAGGGGCGCAAGCAGTTTAGCGGGCCGCGCATCGGGGCGCAACATGCAACGAGCCATGCGAGAGGAAACGGAGAAAGAAATCAGGTGCGGCCAGTGCCACAAGCTGCTGGCGCGAGGCTGGGCGCGCGACGCCCACATCGTTCACAAGTGCCCCCGGTGCGGGGCCTACAACACTCTGCGCGCGCTGCCGCCGCGAGCGGCGGAACCGCACAAGGCAGGATAGCCCTTTCGCCCATTGCGGGCCGCGAGCCCCAGTCCAGCAGGCCCGGAGCCTCCTCAAGGAGGTTCCGGCCGTGCGCAAGCCCTATCACCCCCCGGCCCTAAGCGCCTATTTGCCGCCCGAGGGCAACGCCCCAAGCTACCTCATGGGCGCAACAGGGCCGCAAGGTTTCGGCAGCGCCGCCCTCTATGTGGCGCAGATTCCTTTCGCGCTGGCCAGGCAGGTGATCCAGCGGCATCACTATAGCCACAGCATAGTTAATAACAGCTACCTGCACCTGGGCGTTTACCGCGAGGGGGCCTTTGAGGGCGTACTGCAATGGGGCTACGCACTTCGGCCTGCGGGGGCCGGGCGCGTGGTGGAGGGCCCCGTCCAGGGGCAATATCTCGAGCTCAACCGCATGTGGCTCTCAGACGACGCGCCACGCAATACCGAGAGCCGCGCCATAAGCTACGCTCTCAAATACATTCGCCGCGCCTGCCCCACCGTGGCCTGGGTACAGTCCTATGCGGACGAGCGTTGCAAGGGCCTGGGCGTTGTCTATCAGGCGTGCAGCTTTCTCTACTTAGGGGCGCATGTCTCGCCCTTTTACGTCCTGGACGGCGAGGTCTATCACAAGCTCAATGCCACGGCGCGCGGCCGCGGCGGCCGTGCCGCCTACCTGCGCGCCAACATAGACCGCGCC contains:
- a CDS encoding site-specific integrase, with the translated sequence MEIQVFGDLLAEWWGRYLARGSAKYAAECWRRLVREVLPTLGDKPPKKITPPMILRILRRIEAKGTFASARKIKSHISQAMRYGIACGVVGSDPTRDLSYALTPHKSRPRAALTEPAAIGSLMAAIERLRPRKRSLSLKLLALTFVRPGELAAAEWAEVSWDAALWRIPAARMKMKRPHMVPLSRQALEVLRELHGLTGAYAHMFPRRRDKTMPEKPRCLGYALRALGYDGATMTPHGFRAMAATTLSELGWPSEVIERQLAHIDRNQVRAAYQRGELIEERRKMCQAWADWLDLRCARAILGR
- a CDS encoding Com family DNA-binding transcriptional regulator, with translation MREETEKEIRCGQCHKLLARGWARDAHIVHKCPRCGAYNTLRALPPRAAEPHKAG